GCTCATAATAATGGTGCTCGATCGATACGATTAATATTAACCTGGAAGAACAGCAAGAAACCGACTAACAGCAAGTATTTATTTCAATATCAATGAGAGAAAGAACGCCAACCAATCCTTCACGGTCAGAACTTCGAAATGTACTGACACAAGAGTATTTGTTTGCGTTGGGCTCTTTTCTTCACGAAGTTCCGACCAACCAACTCAGAGTAACCTGGCCCATCTTCAAACCTCGTCATACCATTGCTCAGTAGAGAGTGCTGACTACCTACTGTGTTAGCGACTTCCTGTGCCTTCAATCGTTCCTCGGGGCTATAAGCCCAGCACATTGTGAGCATTGTCCAGAGATGGTCCGCCTGCTCCGTTCCTGGAGGTATATGCGTCTCTGATCGAATGGGTATCTTCCCACTCGCAACCGTGAACACGATGGCATAGTCGCTGACCCCGGCAAATGGTACCGATCGTGTTACAATTTCCTAGATGGCTACCTCAATACCAAAGCTCCCAAATACTACGAAAACCTACGTATATAACCTAGCAAAATATCATTTCTGAAGTGGACCATCCACATAATTCATGTCAACTTACCATTCCGAGTGCATAGATATCGCTGGCTTGCGTTGGCTTTGACTCTCCTCTAATTACTTCTGGAGCCTGTAAGAGGTTAGACTTCATTATACTTAGTAGGATATGGATACATACAGTCCACCTTAGGGTCATACTCTGAGTTGTACTGGAATGCGTGAACCCCAGTGTATACTCAGCGAGCGTGGCGCTCCCAAAGTCTGCTAGTTTGGGAACGTGGTCTTTTGATATCAGAATATTCTCCTATACCACGAGTTTATGCGTGATACATATAAGAAGAATACCAAGAACTCACAGGCTTCAAGTCTCCGTGGACCTTGGTAGCAATGTAATGCAATTACGCTATATAGAGAAGAACATCCGCATACATAAGGTACTTACGATTGATTGACTGTGTAGATATTCGACTCCGTCAGCAATTTGTACGCACTATTTGCTCTTGTCAATCCTATTCtgtgaaaataagaatgtaCTAACCAGAGCACAACGATCAGCCTGCGGATTTTGTTCAAGAAACCATCTCAGGTGCCCATTCTCCAGCCATGGAGAAACCATCGTAATCTGACCGCGAAACAACATAACACCTAGAAGTTCAAGTACATTCGGATGTCGACACTTTGACCACACATACAGCTCGTGGGCCGCGTGCTAACATTGTAAATATTATTCCTTGGCTAACTGAAAAGAGTGGGCGTACCTTTAGTAGCTTCTTCCCCTTTTCGGTGGCATGGACTTGAAACCGGACACACTTCATACCTACCCGGCGCCCGTCGCGGAGTTTAGCGTGATATACATCCCCGAACCCGCCACCGGATACAGCGTATTCAGATACATTAGAGGTATCGAGCTGATCGGTGATATCACGACAGCTGTGGTTGATAAGGTGTCGAAATATCTCTGTAGCTGACTACGGTCTTTTTAAGCCCCACATACTAGCCGGAAATTTTGTATGGTCGCGGCTACCTACCATAGCGCCAGTAATGACATCTTGAGTAACTCTGCCCGAGCTTTGTTCGGAGCGAGAGTCGCTGTATTTTGAGAAAGTATTTGAAGAAGGTAAAACTTGTCTATCTTCAGGCTGAAAGAAAGATATTTTGAATCCGCGAGAAAGGGCCAGGTAGCTAGGATATCTGGCTACTCACTACAAGCGAACTAATTGATTTTGTGTTCTTTGTTTTTGAAGGAGTACTTTGAGTTCGAGCCACCTCGGAGACAGGCTCTGTCGACGGCTGGATATCACCGTCGAACATGGGTACATTCAAGAGTTTCTTAAAAGGAATAACATGCGGTTTAATGATATCTAAATTCTGCGGGGAAGTTGCTTCGCTTTGATCCTTGAGTAAATCAATTAATCCTATATTAATGCGAATTAGAAAAGAGCTCTGAAGCTAAATAACGTACTCGGAATAGATCGAAGTTTTGTTCAAGATCATGATGAAGATTCCAAAAGATAATTAAATTGCTTACCCGTATCTAGAACATGCACAAGTGTTCTCTCGTTCGTGGACTCCTTAAAATTTCCCCTTCCACCCATAATAACCACTTGCTGTCCTATCACAGCTATTGAATGTTCAGCCCTTGCTGTTGGTTGGAAGGCTGAATTTCTAGACGAGTACCAcctcttttctttttttcatATTAGTTAATATTCTTATGTCAGCTATAATGATCTTACCATTTACACGAAAGCACCAGTAATCCCCCAAGATTCTCTCACTATCACCTGCCCCTCCAAACATCTGTATTGAATCCCTGGCAAGGGCCATCGTGTGCTTTGAACGCGCAGGAGGAATAGGGCCGTCACGTCTTGGTTCACTCCAGACTCGAGTGGCCATATTGAAACACCATGTATCTCTATGTGTGCAGGCCGGGCTGGTTCCGCCAAAACTGTATGACAGTCCGTGTTCAACATTTGAGACTCTCAAATTCACAACCGAGTGTCTGAAGACAATATTCATATGTAAACTTACATGTATAGCTTGTTTTGGTATGCAACCATTGCATGAGAGGATCTTGGGGACGGAGAGTGACCCTTTCGCGCGACTTTGATTTCTTCCCATTTAGGAGTTCCTTGCACTACCATCCCGAATTGCATTGAAAGGACAGATGTATGCACAGGAGAACTTACACAAATCGAGATCCAGACTCCACATATCGTCGAGGTGAATGCCCTGCGCACTACACCCGCCATGAAGGATGAGCCTGTTTCCATGTATGCAAGCGGCATGATTACAACGAGCACTTGGTGCAGGTTGAAGGTCCAGTTTAGTCCAAACGTTTGTATCTGCGAATGGATAAGTACTTCATCGAAGAAGCCACAGAAGCAGTGCGTCCACTCACTGGTATCTAACGAGTAAAGACAGACGTCCGCCCACTGCAAGGCCCCAATCATACCACCCCACACAACCAGTCTACCGTTTAAAAACACACTCGCATGCCCAGAACGAGGACTAGGGGCTTGACCAGTAGTTTCCATTAGACTCGCAGTTATTCTCGTGCGTAATGAATCGCGGCCTGAATCTGGGGACTGGCCCGAGTTTTGAGATAGTTGAATAGACCATGTATCGTTTTTCAAGAGATCTCCAACTGATCCACCAAATATATAGAATTTACCCACAGGACTTGCTGCTCCAGATAACGAGTGGCCGTACCGGGGAAGAGGTGGCGCGACGTGCTTGAGCTCCTCTTTGCTTGATGCATCGTCAGCAGCAAGGTACTTGTCCTCAGGTGTTGTGATTTCTAGGACATGGGCAGACCAAGGAGAGACGTCACGATCGATGTCAGATGATATTAATCCGGAACTTGTCTCCATTACAAGTAAGCGTGTTGGAGTCTTTTGTAATTGGAGAACGGTGGTTGTGTTTCGGTCTGGACATCATTAGAATAAGCATCGGGCGCTTAGCTTAGTTGCCACAATCCCAAATCGGCTTGGCGCTGCCATCAATTTCACCTTGACCTTGTGTCTGGCCTACCTGGTATGAAGGTTGAAACAAGTGTACACAAATATTGAGGAGCCATCGCGCGCTAGCCCATTAATTATAACCATCGTTGTCCTTGGAAATTACGGTAGGAAATGCGGGTGGAACCTGCGCTGAGGCATCGAGGTGCAAGCGGAGTTTGCGAGCAGGTGATTATATCGAGTGGGGAGGAGAATGCGCTAATATTAAACCTACCATGAAGACAGCTCACGACAGACAGACTAGGCGCCACGTTGttgcttatatacatgatcaCTTCTGTGCACCCCTTTACCTAATGCTGTACTCGTGTCTCCGCAGCCTTCGTCTCGCACACCCAAACCTTGCTATGCAGTCGTTTCTTCCATCCATTCGAAATCGTCGGTTAATCAGTTAGAACTTGTACATATGACTATTCAGAAAATGACAGTCACCATGTCTGGCAAAACTGACTACTATCCCAGACTGACTAACAGAGCGCATTCAATACCCAGACCTAGCTCAAGTCAGGGTTTGAAGCGACCTTCCATGATCTAACATTCACTCGCGTTGAATACACTTTACAAACAGAATCCATCAGAGGCACGACAGGTTGTAATCTGTGTACATGTATGAAGGCTTTGTCGCCAAGTTATCATGATCCGGGAACATTTAGTCCGACGGAACAGGTGCTTGTACTTGTCATGCAAACTCAATGCGCTGTCGCTGTATGCGCATATGAATATTCGCAGGGTCAGCCCGAGGTGACTACATTAATTCCAGCCCAACCCGAGCAAGCCTTGTCCCTATCGTAGCTATTTAATCTGTTGTCCGCATCATATGGTCATACCCCTGAGCGAACCGTCGTTGAAATTCAACCTAAACCCAACTGTTCAGCCCGAGCGTCAACCTATATTTTGGAGATGAAATTGATTCATCAACTACATAATCTTGTTTTTCAGATCACCTATTCAACTCCCACGCAACGATTCATGCAACCTTTCCTAAACTTCGCTAGTACGTAGACTATCCACCATGGTTACTcacgaaaaagaaaagagtaGTCGTTGGAGACAAGCCAAccctctttttttttttttgcatgGCCTCATCTGGCCAAGGGACACCGAAAAAAGACCTGGGTGGTTTGATTGATAGGGACGATCGACTAGACTGATCGATCATGCTTCTCCCCATTCAAGTAGGCTAATTAGGCCAAGACGAATTGATCGGCGGTCGTCAAGGGACGCGGGAAGATAAGAGATATCAAGTAATGTGTTTGACGTAGCTGAAACATGGGGATTTACTCGGActaaagaaagaaaaatatAGAAAAGATGAAACGGGCATTCCAACTTGATGGACCTGTGAACCGCCGGTAGGTGTGCCGCGGCCGGCACGACGGTCTCGACGAAGCAGAGCACGTAAGCTCAAGATATATATCGAAGAAGTACAAAGTGTACCGCAAGGATCAAAAACCCACcgtctttttttctttttcttatTTTTGATGCGACAATTTTGGTCTTTTCGGTGAGATTTTCGTCTGCCTTGAGGGTGGGGCAAACGACACCATATTTAGAAGTACAGCCGCCCCCTAGGCAAATGGACCTCACATCCCCCAAACTGGAATCGTGCAACTTACCGCCCTACGCACCCGTGTGGTTCGCTTAAGGTGTCCCAAATTTGCTATGTGCGCCTCGTCACTTGCAAATCGATTGTAAGTTAGGACTATAGGGTGTAGCCGCGCCGGCTCTGGCGCCGGCCCTCTTCTCAGCCCACCTACCTACCCACCCATCGTTGACAACTGTCATTGGGCCGATAAAACAACTGGGCGGCCCTCGAAAGCCTCAAACATAATTGATTTATAACACGTTTACCGCTGAGACACTTGATGACCAATAAAAAAGCAAGATTAGTTATGCTTGTATAAATCAAAAGTTTTTCAACCAATTAAGATTCAAATGTCCAAGTCGCCGCTCGCCAAGATCTACAAGCTCTCTCATTGGCGAGGGCGATCCCGATTCTCACCGGCAAAAAGTCAAGTGAGCACGTGGATCAATGCGCGTGTTGTGTGTCGAAAAAAAGGCGGTAAAAGATGGAAAGGAGTGTCCTAAATCGAAGGCGTAATCCGCTGTGTCTATCGATAGTGATGGCATATTTTAATCGATAAATTAAAATTAAAAAGGAGACACGTGCGCAGATCAGGTTCTGACATAAAAAGCACGAATCATCAACTCGCGCTACTGTCCATCTAATCCCTAAACGACACCACGTATTTATCCCGGGTTTTCATCGCACCTACCCAATCTAGTTGCCTGCCTGATGCGGAACATTTGTCAAACACATAGGAAAGCCTACATTCGCCACAGGAACATCTCACAATTACGTCTAGATACCTTACCTCCCTCCCCAAATATAGACAGCGGCTAAGGACGTGCCACCTTCCGCACGCGCGCGTGCTTCTTACGCCACCCTTGGCTCTCTTGCCGTTTTTGTTCCGTCAGTTTACGCCACCAATAGAGAGCCAAGCCACTAAGTGCCATTACTCCTTATAGGCTGATTAACGATTAAGTTGACATTTTGTGTGTCGTGTCACCCGGAAGGCTGAGGGGGGCTGTAGTGATATGGCACGGTGCGTATATGTCAATCGAGAGAATGTGAGCCTTTATCGGGGAGTTGGTTTTCGTTACGAGTTGTTTCCGGGCTGGACGAGGTGCTTCTTGTGATATTACTCAATTACCTCTTCCTATCGCGGATTGCGCATTGACTTGAGCGCGACACGTTCTGAATCACTCCTTCGAGGGTCAAGACTGAATAGAATGAACGCGAGTTTTGGATAGGGCTGATTGAACTGGTGTTTATCAGGTTGCGTAGCGCTGTTGCGCATTGCCTTGACTCGAAGGGTTTCTTGCGATGCATGATAGACATATATATTGATTGAGGTAAAATGAAAGTGCTGTAGTGTAGC
The Rhizoctonia solani chromosome 8, complete sequence DNA segment above includes these coding regions:
- a CDS encoding Tyrosine kinase specific for activated, whose product is METSSGLISSDIDRDVSPWSAHVLEITTPEDKYLAADDASSKEELKHVAPPLPRYGHSLSGAASPVGKFYIFGGSVGDLLKNDTWSIQLSQNSGQSPDSGRDSLRTRITASLMETTGQAPSPRSGHASVFLNGRLVVWGGMIGALQWADVCLYSLDTNTNVWTKLDLQPAPSARCNHAACIHGNRLILHGGCSAQGIHLDDMWSLDLDLLQGTPKWEEIKVARKGHSPSPRSSHAMVAYQNKLYIFGGTSPACTHRDTWCFNMATRVWSEPRRDGPIPPARSKHTMALARDSIQMFGGAGDRLIDLLKDQSEATSPQNLDIIKPHVIPFKKLLNVPMFDGDIQPSTEPVSEVARTQSTPSKTKNTKSISSLVPEDRQVLPSSNTFSKYSDSRSEQSSGRVTQDVITGAMSATEIFRHLINHSCRDITDQLDTSNVSEYAVSGGGFGDVYHAKLRDGRRVGMKCVRFQVHATEKGKKLLKHAAHELYVWSKCRHPNVLELLGVMLFRGQITMVSPWLENGHLRWFLEQNPQADRCALCVQIADGVEYLHSQSIVHGDLKPENILISKDHVPKLADFGSATLAEYTLGFTHSSTTQSMTLRWTAPEVIRGESKPTQASDIYALGMVIYEIVTRSVPFAGVSDYAIVFTVASGKIPIRSETHIPPGTEQADHLWTMLTMCWAYSPEERLKAQEVANTV